DNA from Thunnus thynnus chromosome 2, fThuThy2.1, whole genome shotgun sequence:
CTTCCATCAAACCTTTTCAAATTCTACTTTTAGTATCAAGTTATAACTGAGGTAACCCTGAttacatcactatgacatcaccaGGGTTATTTTCCTTGAGCTACAGAAGACATTAAACAACTGGCTGAGTTGTGATGACTGAACTgacctttatgtgtaaaattggtggagtgcccctttaaataTTCTGTGGTTTGGTGAATTTGAATTAATGCTTGTTATTCCTGCAGACACACTGTGAAATCTGTTTAATAGTAGATAATATGCTTCTTTAATAGCCAAAATACAGAATTACCTTTGTaacccagatagcaaaattgctgtggcccagatccgATCAACACCCGACACTTTCGGCACTTTCATCCGGCCCACGCACCACGTGGAATGATGGTGCTTGGGTGGTCTGCTCCTGTTTCCTAGATCTGGGCCACAACCAAGCcatatgtcaaccaagaacaaaccagataaaccagaactggcccacatccagaatacacatacctgTGAGCACCGCATCTTTGctaaaaaaggcccacatttgatttgggatatttgggcatTTGCTATTTCtaatgtgggccatttcagacTGACAACCATTTCGTCCGgcccagaagaaggccagcagtgccgcatcattgcctgaagtggcccacttcaaTATGCTATCTGGGAATTGCCTTAAAATTTcctctatttttcattttcatttgtaaaaagtGATCATAGACATCATttaatttactcatttattGGGTCATATCACATTACATTCATTCCATAGAAAATACATTCAGATGTGACACCTATGTTCAAGTGCCGGCTTGTCAATGAAAGCAAGAGCCAATAAAGTTTAAAGCATGtgttaaaaatagaaacaacTTCTCCTGTTTGCGTCTTgcaatacaaatatttttgatgtGTCAGCACacactataaaaatatatttatatattatactgAAAATGGAAGTCAGTTTATGTTTCCTGGCTCTTAGTCAccagtgtttttattcatttatatattcatgtctttatttatttatatactcgTTCATTTTTAAGCATGTAGCATACTGTAGCGCATTGAGTACCATTATAAGACGTGCTGCTTTATAAAATAGGAGCAGAATTTTTCACACTCTTGTGGAcctttgagatttttttttaaatcatgaagAGTAAAAGTATCACTAGCTTTACTGTGTCGTAGCTCTTATTACaacaaagcattaaaaaaaacaaaaaaaaacagttttcacatTCAGTATGATTAACTGtcataaaataaatctaaaaccATTACTACTACTAAAGGAAACCTCCAATCTAAAACACAAGTCAGAGTGTAATGCCTAATTCCTTGGTGATCTTTGGGGGCAAGTGTTGCACGGCAAAGTGCTTTTTGGATTTCTGCATCGAGTCCAGTGTTAAGAAAACaacttcaaaaccaaattagTCAACATGTGCACTGCACACCAGAgataaataaatgctgcagagataaatcctcttctctccttcagtCAGTGCCTTCAAGAGGGATTATTCATCTTCTTGAATATGAGGAGCTGAGAATTGAGTTCCttacatcttcatcatcaaaaacataatttctctTACATACAGTAAGTTGAATAACTTCCAAAAACTTGGAAACAAACAGTATCATCATCAGGTAGTTATAGCCTGCATATTGCATTTTTCCCTCCAACAAAGGGCTCAGATTTTGAAGTTTTCAGAGAACTTCATGTATAAAATAGTATTGTTCTGTAACTGTTAGCAGCAgaaaattttaatgttttgatttttttcacttttgcacaaaataagCTCGTATCATACACTTAACAGTATGCTATTACATCTTTTGGATGACATGTTTTTCCACTGGCAACAAAGCACCCAGCACAGTCAGAAGTGCCTCTCTGTGGTCACAGCTATTGTACCTTCTTCATGTTAAGGCATGTGCACATGCCCACACAGCACATGTGCATAGAGCGAGATAAGAAGTGCTTTTCATTcagccaaataaaaaaaagcctcttcTATTAACACATGGAGCCATTATTACCTAAGttgaacaaaaaatgaaaaaaatgtgaataaaaaatgaatataggaggagagagactgattTCTTCCCACTATAGCGTCAACCTATgttgaaaaaaattgaaaatacaatttGGGTGATGCAATCCTACAAAATATGGTGCAGAGTCTGTTGACAGAACAGTCCAATTAAAAGGGAAACAAGGggatcacatactgtatatcatctTGGCATGTATTCGTCTGGAACTCCAgacatctttcttttcttcaagGCAGCGTCTACTGTTCTGATCAGTTCATTGATGCTAGCTCGCATTTCCAGAGTGTACGGGTCATATTCAAGTTTGCGTAGCCCTGACCGCTTGAAGTTGCCATCCTTCTGGCCCTCGACGCAAAGCAGACGGTCCTCAGAAACCTTCAGACCCAAAAACTGGACCATCCCCTTGAGCTGGGAGAACAGGTCCCTCTTCAGACCCTCAAAGTGGACCACGTGGACGCTCTTCCCGTAATGGAGCCAGTCCAAGGTGTGGGACGCCCACCAAGGAGCGTAGTTCTTCACAAACTCGGGCCACTCTGCAGGACGAATGAGagtacagaaaataaataaataaggacaTGTGTTTGGCAATGCaccaaataaatttaaatatggGGGACAGAACTCACTCAGCTTTTCTTACTGATGAAATCAAGTCGCAAATTTATCAAACTTCTAAGAATTAAACTTGAGAATGATCTAAACAGCCAACTTAGAAGTAAATTGTTCTTagctaaaactgaaaaataagacacatttaCCAATATTAATTAAGTGAAGTgtaagagttttttttcctttcggCAAAGTgacatcagacagacagacaggaacagcCAAAAAGACAAAGATTTACCCTTCAACTGCcaaattgttcatttttaaaattattttatgtgttaaatattttatatctccaataaacatgaaattaaaacatatgtgtataatatatatatatatatatatatatatatatatatatatatatatatatatagggatgaaataataataaattggtTGAAATGgagacaaatggaaaaaaattagAGAAGGGATTACATGAAGATCTTATGAAAGTGACTGCAAGTTGCAAGGcttaattgttgttgtttacacctctcataaatgaaaaaaggtgTAACATCCTATGAAACACGTGTTTGGAGATGAACGCCTACAAGAAGTGAGCAGCTGTAAAGGAAGTGTCTTTGCAATGCAGCCATCTAAGACACTAACAGACCTCTAGAGTGCTCTTAAATATAGATCTGCAACCTTAAATCAATATAAATTTGCCACAATTGCTTTTAGTGAgtagaaaagtttaaaaaatacaggCTCCTATCTTAAAACAAAGCATTAttgaaaagcaaaaatgatGGTAAATAAGATAAGTGACAAACTTAAAAGTCACAAAGGGAAATGAAATGAAGGGGAAGTGAGAGTCAAGATAGCCAAACATTGATGTCATTTAGCTTGAGAGGTCTGGAGACAGCCTGGCAGGACACATGAAGTCATTTCTGAAATGTATGGATGGTAAAGTCGGACATTCTTGATCATCTCTAAAACTGCACACTCACTGTAGGGCTCTTCTTTTGCAGATTCATCTGCTTTTTATTCACTGATAATCTACTGGTCCATAAAAGCACCGGTTGGCTGGAGCTGTGCTGCATTAGCACGCATCTTTACGGTGAGGAGAGCATGTCGTTAAAGTTTAAAGCCTGCTGAGTTTGCAAGCGCCGTCTCAGAAACCAATGTGAGAGGCAACTTTAGTAACACAGTGGACATAATATTATATACTGCATACTGCAACACAACCAGCTGTATAGAAACACAGGAACTGCATCTCTGATGGCATTGTTCTGCTAATGTTTCATTGAATCTCTAATCTAGCTGACGTACTTCTCTGTTCTTAGAATTCTGACACCAGAATAAAGGGGTTTGCGTACAAGCCTTTCACACGGGAAAATAACACACTGTACTTTGGAAAATGACAAGCCCTCAAAAATAAGTTACACTTGCCCCTGAGTTGACTTTATGGAGCTGCACTGGTAGCTATCAGTGTCTGTAACATCATCTGAGCCCCACAGTCTCCCTCTGCAGAGGTGAATGCATCAAATCGTACATGTGGCGCCCCGTACACAATGTCACACTGACTCTCAAACTGGGAGCTTCTCTCTGTATTCGATGTGGCAGCTGTCAAAAAGCCCTTCTCTTACTGATGTCACCGCATCATTACCCCACCAACAGAAGGAATAAACTTGCATTGGAAACGGCAGGCCAAATGTGCTGATGCTTACACAAAGAGAGACAACTGCTGGGTCGGCAATTCTCCAGCCTCTGGAAAATCGATTAAACCTCAGAGAAAGTCAGAGAGACGATACGCGGACCAGACAAAACCAGTTGCCATGGTTACAAAGACATAGTTGGGTGGGTGGACGTACTGAGGGAAGAGGAATATGCATgaaatataaagatattttagCAAGGTGCATACAATCTGGCCTTAATTTAATGGCTACTGGACTCAAAGGTCTAACCTCTTCGATTTTGTAATGGACGATGACCTCTTATTGAAACATCTTTTATTCATTAAGTCGACGCAATAGGAAATTAACTTGAATAAACTGTGCTGACAAATGATCAAATGGTTACACAATGCAGTGTGACACACTGGGAGCTAGACAAAATTTCCACTGCACAACAAAATGGACAAATTAAgactgcaaaaaaaatgcagtacACATACATCTTAATACAATTTATATTCTATCAATAAGAATAGAAATCAAGCAGCTATTAATTCTTTCAGAAATTCAAGAAAGGGGGGATTTCTTGTACTTGTTAAACATAATCTTTGTAAAagtcattattatttatatattcttgAATGCACTGTACAATAAAGGACCTGTGCACAAAGCTGTTCCCACATGCCAGCAGCTTCCTTAAGTGTCTTATCAGCACAACTGGGAAGATTTATATGAAAATTCTAGACATCTTCTCCACacgtaagacacacacacacacacacataaacattttctaatctggATGAGAGCTTGAGGAACAGGCTGGTTTTACCAGGTCACACAACTCATGATCACACTGAACCAGAGTGACGGAGGCTGTGTTCGGTTGGTTAATcgtttcatttctcatttctgaGAACTAGCACGAAGACTGCTGCTGATctgatgttaaaaatgtgttcttcGGCCACATTGGCCAATGTGGTCAACACCACCAAAAAAGCCCTCAGTGTTTGCTCATTTCCTCCATTTCCTTCCATTTCCAGTTCACTGGTAGTTTGTTATTCTCTCTATTTTCTGAGTAAAGATTCAAAATATAACAGAGTATAAATATTAACCTCCTTCTGTGAAATTTCAATGAAGGGGTTCAATGGCTGATGAAGTAACCGCAGACTAAAACTGTGCTGAGAAGGACAGAGATGCAGCGAACCTATCTATATACCCCATTGTGCTTGCAGTAACTTCAAATATTTTCCACTTGTTTGAAGGCTTTTAACAGATTTTACATGTACTCAAACAGCACATAAAAGTCTTTGTATTTGCTTGAATTATGATTACAGGATGCATTATtaaatacaatgtaaaatattataGCTACCTTTCCCTCTCCAGTGAGCCTGGGAGGCAAATCCAATGTGTCCTCCATATTTGCGgttaaactctgccatgagagCTTTGTAGGGGTTTCGGATCATGAGGATGCTGGAGTCGAAGGCTTCAATCTCCTTCCTGCCGCTCTCATGTGTCTTAATGCAGATAGTCCTCCCACTCCGCCAGTGGTCCCTCTCCCCTTTAAATCCTGTGAAACGATGACACCCCACAAACATTTAATCCCCAGAGGTGCAATGATGAGTgaatgtgttttggtttttttatcATGTCAGATAAACGTTAAAGCCTACCTTTATTGTAAAGGGAGCCATCGAAGTAATAGCTGCCAGTGTAGAAGCCAGTGGCGAGCTCTATGAGGTGGCGAGCCCAGGTGTTGCCGGCTCCAGGGAAACTGGCGAGGGCCACCAGCTGTTTGGCGTGAGTGGGGAGGAAGTGTCGGTCCATGCAGCGGttatctgaaaaaaaaggacaaagacCAACAGCCTATATTATTGATTTGTTGCATGTATAGATTTACGGATAAATTCTACAGTGACAAACACGATCTGTGCTTTGAAATGTGGGGTGAAAGACAGTCAAGTATGACTGATTGAACAAGTTGTTCGacagcagaagaggaagaaagaaaaagaattgTTGTGTTGAAACATTGAAAACTGGTACAAAGACATTTCACATCATTAGAGAAAGAGTCAAATACTGTGAAACAGACACATactggtgtttttttattgtgggTAGCTTGGCTAATCTCTCTGTACTAATGGTAAACTCGTTTGTTCAGCTGCAGAAACCTGAGGTAAAAATAGATGACGGGAAGAATTAGAAGTTCACTTCCCTCTGCaacttgtttatgtttttgttttttttttttttgctatatgTCTCCTTTTTTGTTTACTGGCTCCAGCATTTTTGCTGATCCCAGCCACAGCTGTCTGGTGCACTGAGGAAACGCTGCCCACAATGACGCATTCAGCTCACTGATGGCGAACTGATCCTTGACTTTTGGGTTTGATAAAAATACTTGGGAATAAAACAAACCTCATAATGATAAATCAGctgatatttgtttgttttttacctcacataaacatacatgaaaaatattttttaaagaccCATCATAAAGATATGTCTGGggcagaaatacaacaaaaatatataaaacttcaattaaaatatatatatacagtatatactagtTAGGTtctagtacacacacacaggtatgaAAAACAGCACAAGTCAAACACAGGCTAGAGTCACTGTGAACGTGCTCATATGTATTTCCTGGACGCAGCGTTTAGTTTCCTGACATGTGTCTCATTGCAATGTGCTACAATGAGCCACCAAACTTTTACCTGGAACCTGCGTCTGGTACACAACAAAGTACTCGTCGTTCCCACAGCTCTCGAACTCTTCCCCGTGGCAGTGGTGGAGACACATTTTCTCATCCTCCGGCTCATGAAGGGAAAAGAGAGGAGTCGGGAAGCCGCAGTGACATCGATCTCCAGCCAGGACAGCCAGCGACTTCTCCTGAAACACAACTGCCATTACACACTGAAGACACATTTATACATGCCACTGACTGTACAATGCATGAATACACACATCCCCTCACCCTTTCCGTGCACATGTCGACACACTTGTCCACAGACATGTTTTGGATGACCGCGCTGAAAGGAAGCGCCAAAGTCACATTGTCTGGCTTGTGGAAACACCCCTTAAAAATGGCACTGCCATCTGAAACAGACAAATCAGAGTGTTACTCACAAacagggcaaaaaaaaacacaatatactcCAGTTTTATGGTTACTGAACACAGTTTCCATCAGTTTGGCCTCTATCCACTGACCCCTGATGATGAGATCCCACTGGGACAACCCCCCCAGTCTATTGAGGCCCTGGTCTGAACCAATACCATCACTCACATCCCTGCAGTGTGTTGATGACCTTTAACCCCGGGCCCTTTCACTGTACATTTCAGTCCGTCTGTGagataatgtttaaaaaaaaaacagcctgaaAAGAGAACTGAATCATATCTGAAGTGTTAATCACAGTGTGTTTGCAGGCTGTGATGTGAGCACCATTACTTTCCTAGAGATTTGAAAACCACTgttttaaatcacattaaacataaacatccattttacttttattttatcctgTCAACATGTCAGCCACGCTGACATACGTATGAGACTGTCTCCGCTGTCAATGGACTGTTAAGCATTaataaggaaggaaggaaaccAAAAAGCTTTTTACTGTGACAGATACCATGATGAAGACAGCTTGCTTGCTCAAACATCGCTgaataaaatatgcaaatgggGCAATGTGTCTGCAGTATTCATTTCTATTTAAGTTCAGGCTGCCAATACCAGTACCTCACCAAGACTGGAGCTCATGTCTGCTTTCCTTTACTGAAGGCATTAACTCTCAAAGCTATGCGCCTTTAAAACAAGGTACCTCTTTGCAAATCAGCTCTAGCCATGTGAGCGCacctaatgttttatttatttttgaccttTTTCTCTGActaaaagttacatttttaatgtcatgTCCATTTTTCTCCTCATTTCCCTACAGTATATCTTAAGTGCATCCTCTTTGTGTAATCTTTCTTTGCCCTTGCAAGTGGCATTGCTTTTTAAGTTGTACTGACATACATTTTTTGTGCTCTGTTGACTGGTGTATATGCGGCATCCAAACATGTATCACAAACAAGGTCTTGAGAAGCAAATAATAGATCATTAACACAAATATGCAGCAGATGAAACATTATCCTTCTGCTTTGCTAACATATAGATGGAAGCAAAGGAAATTAATTCAGAATAATATATATGCGTGATTGGAATTTAAGTTAACATTTACTGAAAACTGGATCGTGTGACCACGATGGTACTCAAGTGGCAAAAAACGCAAAACAGCCACTTCGACACATTTTCTGCGTTTCCTCTTTGATGATCTCAGTAGGAAACACATGATGGGAATCGGGGTAAgaggtgaaaacacaaacaggaagagcTTACTCAGTTGTCTGATAGATTGCaaacagaaggaggaaaagcagaaatgaaaataataataaacaaacagaacTGAACCAAAAAAAGAACTGGACCAAGAAAAGTAAGATTATTAAACTCTATCCAACACTACTACCAGATTATTTCtcagaaaagaaaagtgaaatgaCGAAGGCAACGATGGTTTTGAAAAGGTACTTCATTTGTAGCTGGGACTTTCTTAAAAATCACAGCAATAGTACCAAAGAAAGAACTAAACCATTTCACACtatgaaacaggaaatgaggtCCCTTCCCTTTTTCTAATAATTCCTTTGTTCACTTCAGTTTTCCAGTAGCAGGCAGCGAGTATTTTAGATGCAGACCACGGCAGGCTGAGAGAGGCAGGTACTGTAGCACAGCTATCCCAGGAGGGAGGCTAACACAACAGAGCAGTCTGCTCCCGACTGTGGCATTAAcccaaaattaaacaaatattttcccTCAAAACAGCCAGGCTTGCTACATTTCTGCATCAAAACAGCATGTTTGTACCTCAGTGGATACTGTCAAGTATACAGTATCCTCAGATCTGCTCAGGCTTTTTCAGTACATGGACATACGTTTTGCAAATTATTCAATGTTCAATTATACAattcaatatttctgtttttttacctCTGCAAAGAAGAGGGTGACAGTAATTGCCGACATACAATATATGTATAACATATATAGCACTGAACCAGTCAAACATttagacacactttcccattcccttgaatgagaaagtgtgtccaaacttttgactggtattgtatatGCATGCCCGTGCTCTCTTGGGTTTACTTGATAGCCCTGtggctgtcagtgtgtgtgaagacCAGCACGTGGTTCCTATGAAGCCCAGGAGagttcttttgttgttgttgttgagtgtCAGACTC
Protein-coding regions in this window:
- the wscd2 gene encoding sialate:O-sulfotransferase 2, translating into MAKPLLKIQRYFRRKPVRFFSLILLYLTAGSLVFLHSGFVGDSGPGARGGRDSAVALEMGSRTSSSDNRGLGIMRRVFKETQRSGRRYGPPWMKKTGQETQRRGEDYTSNWNRALKGRNAKDMDDGRAKYIGCYIDDTQKRALRGVSFFDYKKMTVFRCQDNCAERGYMYAGLEFGAECYCGHKIQAPNCSESECNMECKGEKSNLCGGANRLSIYRLELSQESARRYGSAIFKGCFHKPDNVTLALPFSAVIQNMSVDKCVDMCTEREKSLAVLAGDRCHCGFPTPLFSLHEPEDEKMCLHHCHGEEFESCGNDEYFVVYQTQVPDNRCMDRHFLPTHAKQLVALASFPGAGNTWARHLIELATGFYTGSYYFDGSLYNKGFKGERDHWRSGRTICIKTHESGRKEIEAFDSSILMIRNPYKALMAEFNRKYGGHIGFASQAHWRGKEWPEFVKNYAPWWASHTLDWLHYGKSVHVVHFEGLKRDLFSQLKGMVQFLGLKVSEDRLLCVEGQKDGNFKRSGLRKLEYDPYTLEMRASINELIRTVDAALKKRKMSGVPDEYMPR